The Macaca mulatta isolate MMU2019108-1 chromosome X, T2T-MMU8v2.0, whole genome shotgun sequence DNA window GTGAGATTCTTCTACCACATCAAGTTCTTCTTTAATAGATAGATCACATGTGTACATCAAATCATGGTCTGAGATTCCGGCTATCCCCAAAGACTGCAGATAGGCAATGTGTTCATCTAGTTTTGTATCAGATTTCCTCTGAGCAGCATGCAAAGACTGAAGCTGCAGCTGGGTTACAGAGTTCTGAAGATCCTCGATTGTAAAGAGCTCTCTTAATTCTTGTTTACTAAAATATCGGAAAGGGTTCTTTTTTTCACCAGTAGTTTGTCTTATTAATGAGTCCTTGAAAACCTGTCTTCTGTATATTTTTTCCTCTACAGTCCCACAAGTGATTAGCCTATAAACCACAACATTCTGTTTTTGTCCAATTCGGTAAACTCTATCCACAGCTTGAGCATCAGTTGCAGGATTCCAGCTAGGGTCAAAAATGACCACTCTAGTTGCTGCAGTTAATGTTAAACCAACACCACCTACTTGAGTGGTAAGCAGAAAAACAGAGTAATCTTTATTTTGCTGGAATaagttaattcttttttctcGTTCCAAAAGATGAGTAATCGTCCCATCGATTCGCAATGTCTTAAAGTGCCTATTCTTTAAGAGGCGTTCGATGATGTTTAGAATTTGCCTCGATTGAGAAAACACCAGAGTTTGATGTCCCTCATCTCGCAGCCTCTTAAGTAAGTCCATTAGGAATATCATTTTTCCAGATTCTTCCATCAATGTGTTATCAGTTATTTGATCAATATGGTCCACATCTGGGGAATCTTCCCCCTCATTTCCATCTTGAGCAGAGAATGTCCCAAGATTTAGCAAACAGCAAGCCCGTGCAGACAGCAGCCTAGGATGATCACACAGCTTCTTTAAGACACCTAGCTCAGCCAAAGGTGAGCGCGTCTCCATTAGCAACTCCTTGATATGATCTAAAGACACAAATTTCCTGTATATTTCTTCTTGTAAAGGCACAAGTCGTATCCaaataattaaatcatttttcCTGGAAAGGGAAGGCATTTCACAAATGGCATCAACATCTGGATTCTTTTCATTAAGTCTGACCTCTGGGTTGCTTGACTTTTTCTTCTGTACGTCTTCTTTAGTCCTCCTGAGAAAATAGGGTTTTATGATTGCCATTAagttttcagatattttaaatcCCAAGGCTTTTTCTCCTGGGGTAgcatctttctctctggctctaGTAATAGGATTTTCATActccattttaaaagtttttaatgttCCCAGCAGGGACCCTTGACAAGCAAAATCAAATAGGGACCATAGTTCTTGTAAATTATTCTGGATTGGGGTTCCTGTGAGGAGGAGGCGATTACTTGCAGGAATAGCACGAGCACATATTGCTGACTTAGTAGATGacgtttttattttatgtgcttCATCAAGGATGACATAGTCCCACACAAACTCTTGGCCCCTAAAGCTTGAAAGTTGCTGCCAGTTATTGATTAACATTTGATATGTAGTAATAATGACACCATTCCTTTGCTGAATCCGATTGAGGTTTCTGGTCCGTTCATCCTTGCTAGGACCATGAAAGGTTTTGACTCTCATTCCTGGAGTCCACTTGATGAATTCTTTTACCCATGTGTTAATAAGATTGGTTGGCATGATCAGCAGCACATGATTCACAAGTGAAGCATCAAACATACCAGAAAGGAAAGCAATGATTTGAACAGTCTTCCCTAATCCCATATCATCAGCCAATATACCACCTTTTCTTCCATCCCTATACAGCCTATAGAGGAAAGCTATGCCTTCCTTCTGGTGCTCAAAGAGTTGGTCGTGCAGTTCTCGATAAAGCAGCAGGCCAGAGTTGCACACATCTGTAAATTCATCATCTCCCTGTTCTGCTAACTCCTCCAAGGCTTCCTGTATTTTTTGGATTCTGCTCAGCACCTTTTCATTGGGAAAAATGTCCTTTGCCAAATTGAAAAGTTTAAATGCTTCTTCCAGATCTCCATTCTTAGTTGCTTCTTTGGCCTCTTTCACATATCTATAAAAaaggtaacaaaaaaaaaaaaaaaaaagaagaagaagagaaaggaaacattGGACATTCAGTCTAAGAATGCTTTAGAGTTCATTTTAGAATCCAAACTGCAGCTGGACTTTTAATATCCTCAATTCAGGATGGGAAAGATTAGCACAGAAGATGCCAATGAAAGCTGGCATCACTTGAGACACAAACAAATATCCACCAGATGCTGCCAGCAACACCTTCAGGCACTAGTTGTGGAAAATGAATGTGCAAAGATTATTGgttccacagttttttttttttttttaagttggcacCCATAAGAagtacaaagtgatattttttgtAAAACAAACCTCTATGTGTAGGGGCATGGAAACATGGGAACTTCTCTGGCCTTATTTTACTGGAGCTCCGTGATGCATTTGACACTATTGATCACTCCCTTCCCCTCTTAAAATTCCCTCCTTTCAGATTCCTAtagattccttctggttttcctCCTCTTCACTGACCATTTCTTCTGTGTTCTTCCTCCCAGAGGACTCAGTCCTAGGACCTCTTCTCACTCTTTTTAGTCTCTCCTCAAGTTTTCCCAGAGCTTCCACTCCCACCTATGTGCTCATGACTCCCAAATCACTCTCTCCAACCCAGAGCTGTCCCTCAAGCTCTACTCTAGACCCATATTCCAGCTGCCTTCTGGACATCTCCGCTTGAAATCAAATTCAATTCATCCCAAACTAAACTCATTATTTGCCCTCTAAAAACGTGCTTCTCCATTTGTGTGCTAGTAAATAACACTACCATCTATTTAGCCATCCAGACTTCAAATCTGAAGAGAATCCTTGACCCCAACCTAAAGAGGAGTCATCCttgtcctttcctttctttttatgcCCCACCCCCAGGCCAGGCAGTCCCAAGTCCTACTAACTTTATTTCCCAAGTTATAACCACCTTCTTTCCATCTCTACTACCATTACTGTGGCCCAAGTCACCATCATCTCTGGCCTGGATAATTGCAGCTTCCTACTCACTGCTCTCCCTACATAAACTCTTGCCCCTCCAATACACTCTATATAGCAGCCAGCAATACTGTcttaaagcataaaataaatcatgtcactcctctgcttaaaGTTCTTCAGTGGTTTATGGTCAATTACTTTCAGTAAGGGCGCCAAAATAATTCACTGGGGAAAGAACTCTTTtcaactggatatccatgtgcaaaagaatgaaattggacccctactcataccgtatacaaaaattaactcaaaatggatcaaagacctaagtCTAAGGGCTAAACCTacaaaatttaggaaaaaatataggTGTAAAAATCTTCATGACTTGGATTTGGCAGTATCTTAAATATGATGCCAAACACACAAGCAaccagagggggaaaaaatatatacaggaatgggtgcggtggctcatgactgtgatcccagcactttggggaggccaaggcaggaggattgcttggggtcAGCAGTTTAAGACTAGCTTGAACAACATAGCGAAActgtgtctcttaaaaaataaataaataaaaggaaaaaaagatatacagatgggcaataagcacatgaaaagactcTCAACATCATTGGTTGTCAGGGAAaggcaaaccaaaaccacaaggagataccacttcccattaggatggctataacCAACAAGTAGGAAAATACAAGTGTTGGCAAGGTGTGAAAAACTCCCACTATTGGTGGGAATTATTAATTATTCAGAGCTGCTTTGGAAAGCAGTCTTGATCTATGTTCTAGAgcttgaaggaaaaaataacagttttaaatTATTAGACTATTTCCAAGTTCCTGAACTGGTAACCTACCCAGTATCCTGAAACCCCTATGAAACCTGGGGTTCTGTGTAACTCTAGCCAGGCGTCTTCCCCAGAGACTAAAGTGCTGCCCCTAATCCCTAGCTCTGGGCCAGAGTCCCCACTAATCACACACACCAGCCTTTTAAATGGCAACTGTGTGCCTAGACTTCTTAGCACCAGCCTAAAATACTTATTGCTGTGCTCTACCCACCCTCTGGAACCCCCATTTGTCAACCTCTGCCTGAACCACAACCAGAGTTTACAGTATTCCTTGGACATCACTGCTTTCTGGCTGGGTTAAACCGCTGCTGTGAGCCAAGCTGCCTTCCCCAGTGCCTGGTCCACCCTAGTTAGCAGGTCTGTCTAACAACTGCATCTCAGCTATTCCTTTCCCCTCAGTCTATTCCACCAATCAAGTTGGACCTAGGATGGTATTCTTTCCCTACAATGGAATCAGGGgggaaaaataaatgctttttatagCACTGCCCTGGATATCTGATTATTTGCAAGACTAGAATGCTTTTTACAATGCAGTTTGATTTAGCCACTTAGCTTCTAATCACTTCCATTTTTCAGTGCTTGGAGGGAAAACATgtcctttttattgctaatgtAATGATTTATCCATCTATAGCACACAGGATCCCTAATGATCTGGATAACTTAGCTAACACTTCATGGGctcaaatatttttccagaattGCTCCCCTGTTTTCCTTGAACATAGGCAGGGAGAAGCTAGGCCTGCTTGGGAGCCAGGAGGACACGGAGGAGTAACCAGTTCAGGACAAAGAACCATACCCCTCAAGCAAGAGAACAAGGAGAAGAATAGTGCTAGAGTATGGGGGAAATGTCAGTTTTTAATTCCATAGGAAgggacaataaaaacaaaaatttgtgtgTTTAAATGGTTTTACCTGAAATTATATGACTAGAGCATGATTCTCTTTAAGGATTGTTTAAAAGGacatctaatcacctcccaggaGGTCTCTCCCccaacacatgaggattacaatctggattacaattcaagatgagattatgggtggggtcacagccaaaccctatcagtggcacatgcctgtagtcagtccagctattcaggaggctgaggcaagaggttcGCTTCAGCATGGGACGtctaggctgcagtaagccatgatcgcaccactgcaccccagcctgggtgacagagcaagacccatttaaaaaatatatatatatatataatatacaaacaaCTCCTGGAGGAAGGGGATACAACAATTAAACTTGGGCTACAAAGTCCTGTTACCTGGAAAGCTACCCTTTCACTGGCAAAACTGCCTAGCTGCTAACTCCCTGGGTCATAACCCCACCTAAAGGTCTTCTCCATAAGAAGCCCTGCCCAAGTGGCCATTTAAAATCATctctgtggctgggcatggtggcttatgcctgtaatcccagcactttgggaggctgaggcaggtggatcacctgaagtcaggaattcgggaccagccaggccaacatggtgaaaccccgtctctaaaaaaatgcaaaaaaattagctgggcgtggtggtgggtgcctgtaatcccagctactcgggaggctgagacatgagaatcacatgaacccgggaggcggaggttgcagtgagccaagatcgcaccactgtactccaacctgtgcaccacggtgagaccccatctcaaaaaataaataaatgaaaaataaaatcatctctGCCCCAAAGCTATTTGCTCAGATGCAAACATCTTCCTTGACCATAGCCAATTAACCTCTCAACATCTAATCCACCTCCCTTTGGAACTGGGTGATACCTTGAGAAACCTTTCTTCTCCACAGAGTCTGCTGGTTCAGATGCTGAAAGTTTTTCTATCTGGAGAAACCAATAAGCCATACTATTATACCTATGCCCCAAAGAGCTAAGCTAAGCTAAACACACAATGTTTGCAAATGAGCAGCTGAAAAGGCACACAAG harbors:
- the ERCC6L gene encoding DNA excision repair protein ERCC-6-like isoform X1; the encoded protein is MEASRRFPEAEALSPEQAAHYLRYVKEAKEATKNGDLEEAFKLFNLAKDIFPNEKVLSRIQKIQEALEELAEQGDDEFTDVCNSGLLLYRELHDQLFEHQKEGIAFLYRLYRDGRKGGILADDMGLGKTVQIIAFLSGMFDASLVNHVLLIMPTNLINTWVKEFIKWTPGMRVKTFHGPSKDERTRNLNRIQQRNGVIITTYQMLINNWQQLSSFRGQEFVWDYVILDEAHKIKTSSTKSAICARAIPASNRLLLTGTPIQNNLQELWSLFDFACQGSLLGTLKTFKMEYENPITRAREKDATPGEKALGFKISENLMAIIKPYFLRRTKEDVQKKKSSNPEVRLNEKNPDVDAICEMPSLSRKNDLIIWIRLVPLQEEIYRKFVSLDHIKELLMETRSPLAELGVLKKLCDHPRLLSARACCLLNLGTFSAQDGNEGEDSPDVDHIDQITDNTLMEESGKMIFLMDLLKRLRDEGHQTLVFSQSRQILNIIERLLKNRHFKTLRIDGTITHLLEREKRINLFQQNKDYSVFLLTTQVGGVGLTLTAATRVVIFDPSWNPATDAQAVDRVYRIGQKQNVVVYRLITCGTVEEKIYRRQVFKDSLIRQTTGEKKNPFRYFSKQELRELFTIEDLQNSVTQLQLQSLHAAQRKSDTKLDEHIAYLQSLGIAGISDHDLMYTCDLSIKEELDVVEESHYIQQRVQKAQFLVEFESQNKELLMEQQRNRNEGAWLREPVFPSSTKKKCPKLNKPQPQPSPLISTRHTQEEDISSKMASVVIDDLPEEGEKQDLSSIKVNVTTLQDGRHPYEGTCSADSIATLPKGFGSVEELCTNSSLGMEKSFATKNEAVQKETLQEGPKQEALQEDPLESFNYVLSKSTKADLGPNLDQLKDDEILHHCNPWPIISITNESQNAESNVSIIEIADDLSASHSALQDAQASEAKLEEERLASSPQYACDFNLFLEDSADNRQNFSDQSLEHVEKEKSLCGSAPNSRAGFVHSKTCLSWEFSEKDDEPEEVVVKAKIRSKARRIVSDGEDEDDSFKDTSSTNPFNTSLFQFSSVKQFDASTPKNDISPPGRFFSSQIPSSVNKSMNSRRSLASRRSLINMVLDHVEDMEERLDDSSEAKGAEDYPEEGAEESSGEASKYTEEDPSGETLSSENKSSWLTTSKPSALAQETSLGAPEPLSGEQLVGSPQAAEATNDYETLVKRGKELKECGKIQEALNCLVKALDIKSADPEVMLLTLSLYKQLNNN
- the ERCC6L gene encoding DNA excision repair protein ERCC-6-like isoform X2, whose protein sequence is MGLGKTVQIIAFLSGMFDASLVNHVLLIMPTNLINTWVKEFIKWTPGMRVKTFHGPSKDERTRNLNRIQQRNGVIITTYQMLINNWQQLSSFRGQEFVWDYVILDEAHKIKTSSTKSAICARAIPASNRLLLTGTPIQNNLQELWSLFDFACQGSLLGTLKTFKMEYENPITRAREKDATPGEKALGFKISENLMAIIKPYFLRRTKEDVQKKKSSNPEVRLNEKNPDVDAICEMPSLSRKNDLIIWIRLVPLQEEIYRKFVSLDHIKELLMETRSPLAELGVLKKLCDHPRLLSARACCLLNLGTFSAQDGNEGEDSPDVDHIDQITDNTLMEESGKMIFLMDLLKRLRDEGHQTLVFSQSRQILNIIERLLKNRHFKTLRIDGTITHLLEREKRINLFQQNKDYSVFLLTTQVGGVGLTLTAATRVVIFDPSWNPATDAQAVDRVYRIGQKQNVVVYRLITCGTVEEKIYRRQVFKDSLIRQTTGEKKNPFRYFSKQELRELFTIEDLQNSVTQLQLQSLHAAQRKSDTKLDEHIAYLQSLGIAGISDHDLMYTCDLSIKEELDVVEESHYIQQRVQKAQFLVEFESQNKELLMEQQRNRNEGAWLREPVFPSSTKKKCPKLNKPQPQPSPLISTRHTQEEDISSKMASVVIDDLPEEGEKQDLSSIKVNVTTLQDGRHPYEGTCSADSIATLPKGFGSVEELCTNSSLGMEKSFATKNEAVQKETLQEGPKQEALQEDPLESFNYVLSKSTKADLGPNLDQLKDDEILHHCNPWPIISITNESQNAESNVSIIEIADDLSASHSALQDAQASEAKLEEERLASSPQYACDFNLFLEDSADNRQNFSDQSLEHVEKEKSLCGSAPNSRAGFVHSKTCLSWEFSEKDDEPEEVVVKAKIRSKARRIVSDGEDEDDSFKDTSSTNPFNTSLFQFSSVKQFDASTPKNDISPPGRFFSSQIPSSVNKSMNSRRSLASRRSLINMVLDHVEDMEERLDDSSEAKGAEDYPEEGAEESSGEASKYTEEDPSGETLSSENKSSWLTTSKPSALAQETSLGAPEPLSGEQLVGSPQAAEATNDYETLVKRGKELKECGKIQEALNCLVKALDIKSADPEVMLLTLSLYKQLNNN